TCTGACCCCTCTTGATACAAAGTGCTTCCGCCACGTGGATTTCGTGAGATTGAGCGAGAGAAACGTTTTGCTTTTAGTGGTTCTCGACGGCGGCATAGTTCACAAAAAGCTTCTGAATATGCCGTGGGATATTTCACAGGAGACGCTTGAAGAGCTTGCGCGTTACGTCAACAGGCTTTCGGGCAGAAGCTGGACTGAGGTTAAGGAAGTGCTGAGCAGTTACATGAGCGACGAGCTGCGTGATTACCGCGAGGCTTACGAACAGGCGCTTGGCGAGATTGAACAGCTGCTTGAGGGCAGACGGAGCGTAAAGGTTTTTACGGGTTCCAAACGCAGGCTGTTTGACCTTCCCGATTTTCAGGACCTCGGCAGAATTCAGGCGCTCTATTCCTTTATAGAGGAAGAAAAAAATATGTCGGAGCTGCTTGAGAACGTCACGGAGGACGGGCTGAACGTGATTATCGGCGAGGAGAATGTACACCCCGAGCTGAGGCATACGGCGGTTATAACGGCGACGGCGACTGCCGGAAACCAAAGGGCAACGGTCGGCGTCATAGGTCCTGAAAGAATGGATTACGAAAGAGCAATTTCAACGATAGACAGCGTTTTGCAGAGTCTTGCTGAGGAGGCTGAATGATGAAAAAGAATAAAGAAGAAGAGCTGAAAAATCAGGAAAATGACGCTTCCGCGCAGCCGGCAGAAGCCGCGGAGCTTTCGGAGATGGATAAACTGAAAGCGGAGCTTGCCGAAAAAGACGAAAAAATCAAAGCACTGACGGAGGAAGCGGCAAGGGCAAGAGCGGATTATTACAATTTCCGCACGCGCGTGGAACGCGACAGAGAGCGCGACATGAAGTTTGCGGCAGAGCGTTCCGTCAGCGGACTGCTTCCGGTGTATGAAAATCTTGAGCGGGTCTTTGAATCGCTTCCTGATAAAGAAGACAATTTCGCCAAAGGAGTTTCGATGGTTATAAAGCAGTTCTTCGAGGTTCTTGGCAGTTTGGGGTTGGAAGAGATAAAGGCGGAAGGAAAATTTGACCCGTCGCTGCACGAAGCGGTGATGACGGAAGCGGTTAAGGACGAAGCCGAAGACGGCAGCGTTCTTGCGGTTTTCAGAAAGGGTTACACGCTCGCCGGACGTGTGCTCAGAGCGGCACAGGTGAAGGTGGGAAAATTTGAATAACAATTACCGATTACGAATTACCAATTGCGGTGTTGCAGCAAGCTGCAACGTTTGAAATAAAGGCAAAGGCAAGTAAAGAGCAATTACCAATTACGAACTACTCAAAGAAGCAATTAAAACGACACTGGATTCTGCGCTAAATTCTTCGGATTTCCGCAGAATGACGGCGGAAGAAAGCCTACAGCCTGTAACATACAGCAATGATTTATATATTTATCATAGAAAGGGAAGTGTTTTACAATGGAAAAAATCATTGGAATCGACCTCGGTACCACGAACAGCTGCGTAGCAGTAAAGGAAGGGGACAACGTTACGGTTATTCCCAATCCTGAGGGAAGCAGAACGACACCGTCTGTTGTTGCTTTCACAAAGGAAGGAGAGAAGCTTGTCGGACAGCTCGCAAAGCGTCAGGCAATAGTCAACCCCGACCGCACCGTTATTTCAATCAAACGCGAAATGGGTACGGATTACAAGGTTGAAATCGACGGACAGAAGTACAATCCGCAGCAGATTTCGGCGATGATTCTTCAGAAGCTGAAAAACGATGCGGAAGAATATCTCGGAACAAAAATTACGAAAGCAGTCATTACCTGCCCTGCATACTTCACGGACGCACAGCGTCAGGCAACGAAAGACGCAGGCACAATCGCCGGTCTTGAAGTGCAGCGCGTTATCAACGAACCCACGGCTGCCTGCCTCGCCTACGGCGTGGACAAAGAGGGCGACCACAAAATTATGGTCTATGACCTCGGCGGCGGTACGTTTGACGTTTCAATCCTCGACGTTGGCGACGGAGTTTTCGAGGTTCTTTCAACAAACGGAAACAACCGCCTCGGCGGAGACGACTGGGACGCGGCGGTTGTCAACTGGATGGCGGAAGAATTCAAGAAATCCGACGGCGTTGACCTCCGCAATGACAAAATGGCGGCACAGAGACTCCGCGAAGCCGCGGAAAAGGCAAAGATTGAGCTTTCTTCAATGACAGAGACCTCAATTTCGCTTCCGTTCATCACGGCTGACGCAAACGGTCCGAAACATCTTGAAATGAAGCTTACGAGAGCAAAATTTGAAGAGCTGACGGCAGCGCTTCTCGACAA
Above is a genomic segment from Candidatus Equadaptatus faecalis containing:
- the hrcA gene encoding heat-inducible transcription repressor HrcA, which codes for MLTERQLEVVLSVVYEYIRSGMSVGSRTVSKNYLTGRSSATIRNEMADLEDMGFLKHTHTSSGRIPTTLGYRVYADAVLRRARNRRTNEWMAHQLSDSRQGIEGALATSSELLSKVSNYVGIAALTPLDTKCFRHVDFVRLSERNVLLLVVLDGGIVHKKLLNMPWDISQETLEELARYVNRLSGRSWTEVKEVLSSYMSDELRDYREAYEQALGEIEQLLEGRRSVKVFTGSKRRLFDLPDFQDLGRIQALYSFIEEEKNMSELLENVTEDGLNVIIGEENVHPELRHTAVITATATAGNQRATVGVIGPERMDYERAISTIDSVLQSLAEEAE
- a CDS encoding nucleotide exchange factor GrpE, producing MKKNKEEELKNQENDASAQPAEAAELSEMDKLKAELAEKDEKIKALTEEAARARADYYNFRTRVERDRERDMKFAAERSVSGLLPVYENLERVFESLPDKEDNFAKGVSMVIKQFFEVLGSLGLEEIKAEGKFDPSLHEAVMTEAVKDEAEDGSVLAVFRKGYTLAGRVLRAAQVKVGKFE